A portion of the Luxibacter massiliensis genome contains these proteins:
- a CDS encoding polysaccharide biosynthesis protein: MKKILKKWDLSLIYKVLLVFLDIIFINISSFLALWVRFNMHISEIPPEYAASVLEVAWANTAVTVLVFAVCRLYTSLWRFASIKELIYIIEACGISILFNVLAYYLTYREIYRSYFILYATALFLLTCVGRFSYRLMRLLYRGNIHGRHVRNTMIIGAGEACNVVMKELELSTELDAKICCVIDDNPRKHGTYIHGVKVVGGRNDILRAVEKYGINEIIVAIPSADKRERQKILEICQKIPDCEMKILPGVYQLVNGEVSVSKLRNVEIEDLLGRDPIQITTETIGRYVSDKVVLVTGGGGSIGSELCRQIAANGVRQLIIFDIYENNAYDIQQELKGKYPNLDLVVLIGSVRNGRKVNSVFAKYRPDIVYHAAAHKHVPLMEDSPNEAIKNNVFGTYKVALASDRYHVEKFVLISTDKAVNPTNIMGASKRMCEMIIQVFNSRSDTEYVAVRFGNVLGSNGSVIPLFKKQIEAGGPVTVTHPDIIRYFMTIPEAVSLVLQAGASARGGEIFVLDMGQPVKIVDLAKNLIRLSGYTLGVDIEIRYTGLRPGEKLYEELLMAEEGLESTENEKIHIGKPIEFDEDEFLRDLEDLYREAYAETDHMKNIVHKIVPTYHLREADIIRDQQIQAGWKREFEDTRSKLPSGFLNRGIADSDIEAEVTGKAAEIKAAERKGQEN; encoded by the coding sequence ATGAAAAAGATATTAAAGAAGTGGGATCTCTCGCTTATTTATAAAGTACTGCTTGTATTTCTGGATATAATATTTATTAATATAAGCTCATTTTTGGCATTGTGGGTCCGGTTTAATATGCATATTAGTGAGATACCCCCTGAATATGCAGCCTCTGTCTTGGAGGTGGCCTGGGCAAATACAGCGGTGACAGTGCTGGTGTTTGCTGTCTGCCGGCTGTACACAAGCCTCTGGCGGTTTGCCAGTATTAAAGAGCTGATTTATATCATCGAAGCCTGCGGCATATCTATTTTGTTCAATGTGCTGGCTTATTACCTGACATACAGGGAAATCTACAGGAGTTATTTTATCCTATATGCCACTGCTTTATTTTTACTGACTTGTGTGGGCCGGTTTTCATACCGCCTCATGCGCCTTTTATATAGAGGGAATATCCATGGGCGGCATGTGCGCAATACGATGATAATCGGGGCCGGGGAAGCCTGTAATGTGGTAATGAAGGAGCTGGAGCTTAGTACTGAGCTGGATGCAAAAATCTGCTGTGTAATAGATGATAACCCGAGAAAGCATGGAACCTATATCCATGGGGTAAAAGTAGTGGGCGGGAGGAATGATATTTTAAGGGCCGTAGAAAAGTACGGCATTAATGAAATTATTGTGGCAATACCAAGCGCAGATAAAAGGGAGCGGCAGAAGATACTGGAAATCTGCCAGAAAATACCGGACTGTGAGATGAAGATCCTCCCTGGCGTTTACCAGCTTGTAAATGGCGAGGTCAGTGTCTCCAAGCTGCGCAATGTGGAGATTGAGGACTTGCTTGGCAGGGACCCAATTCAGATTACCACAGAGACAATCGGCAGATATGTATCGGATAAGGTGGTGCTTGTAACCGGAGGCGGCGGAAGCATAGGAAGTGAGCTATGCCGTCAGATTGCCGCCAATGGTGTGAGGCAGCTTATTATTTTTGATATATATGAGAACAATGCGTATGATATCCAGCAGGAGTTAAAGGGCAAATACCCCAACCTGGATCTTGTGGTGCTGATCGGATCTGTGAGGAATGGCCGTAAGGTAAACAGTGTATTTGCCAAATACCGTCCAGATATTGTGTATCATGCCGCGGCCCACAAACATGTCCCCCTGATGGAGGACAGTCCCAATGAGGCCATCAAAAATAATGTATTTGGCACGTATAAAGTGGCCCTGGCTTCGGACCGGTACCATGTGGAAAAATTTGTCCTGATATCTACGGACAAGGCAGTGAACCCTACCAATATCATGGGCGCCTCAAAACGGATGTGCGAGATGATTATACAGGTCTTTAACAGTAGGTCTGACACGGAGTATGTGGCTGTAAGGTTTGGCAATGTGCTTGGAAGCAATGGGAGCGTAATCCCACTGTTCAAGAAACAGATTGAGGCAGGAGGGCCAGTCACTGTCACACACCCTGACATTATACGTTACTTTATGACTATCCCCGAGGCTGTGTCCCTGGTCCTTCAGGCAGGCGCCAGTGCCAGGGGAGGGGAGATTTTTGTGCTGGATATGGGACAGCCTGTGAAGATTGTAGATCTGGCAAAAAATTTAATCCGACTGTCAGGATATACACTGGGGGTGGATATTGAAATCAGATATACAGGCCTGCGCCCAGGGGAGAAGTTGTACGAAGAACTTCTTATGGCAGAAGAGGGGCTGGAGAGCACTGAAAATGAAAAAATCCACATTGGTAAGCCTATAGAATTTGATGAAGATGAATTCTTAAGGGATTTGGAGGATTTGTACAGAGAAGCTTACGCTGAGACGGATCATATGAAAAATATTGTCCATAAGATTGTGCCCACCTATCATCTGCGGGAAGCGGATATAATCAGAGATCAGCAGATACAGGCCGGATGGAAGCGGGAATTTGAGGATACCCGGTCAAAACTGCCCAGCGGTTTTTTAAACAGAGGCATCGCAGATTCTGATATAGAGGCAGAAGTTACAGGGAAGGCGGCAGAGATAAAGGCTGCCGAACGGAAAGGTCAAGAGAATTAA
- a CDS encoding LCP family protein → MSQKKMSPSEREAYKKEQARRRRMIEEQQRRTVNGNPAKTVAGGGSRKDNRGYGGGNRKPVKKKNASNKVSKNVGLALCTIQLIATLVFVVALFVLNMLPMKYLSIIIGVLVLLWVVPLASQLISKKKAIAGKVFSVFMSVILALGSFYIFKTNGMVKNISGGNTKVDKMVVAVLADDPANAIQDAAGYTFGVQYAMKGDDVKETVDAIGQELGQDISTAEYESLHGQATAFHDGEVQAIIYNDAYTSILEEAFEGYSDNVKIIYSHEITSKLDNEAAHVNVDDDTFTVYISGIDVYGAIETNSRSDVNIMAVVNPNTHQVLLVTTPRDFYVEIPGISGGQKDKLTHAGIYGVDASMATLEQLYDTEIDFYARVNFTSLVQMVDALGGVDVISEQSFTTSSDTGAVVNVAQGENHFNGQEALAFSRERMNVDGGDFQRGKNQQAVITAMIKKAISPAILTGANGLLSSVSGNVDTNMSQDQIQELIKGQLSGGSAWNIKSMAAEGTGDEQYCYSAAGSLLYVTQPDQNSITAIKQAIDAVENGEILPDSEVAQ, encoded by the coding sequence ATGAGCCAAAAAAAAATGAGTCCAAGTGAACGTGAGGCATATAAAAAGGAGCAGGCCAGAAGGCGCAGGATGATAGAGGAGCAGCAGAGGAGGACAGTCAATGGTAATCCAGCCAAGACAGTGGCAGGAGGCGGCTCCAGGAAAGATAACCGAGGGTACGGCGGCGGAAACCGGAAACCAGTGAAGAAAAAGAATGCTTCTAATAAAGTGAGCAAGAACGTAGGATTAGCCTTGTGCACAATCCAGCTTATTGCTACGCTGGTATTTGTGGTTGCTTTATTTGTTTTAAATATGCTGCCCATGAAATATCTGAGCATAATTATTGGCGTACTTGTGTTGCTTTGGGTAGTCCCACTGGCCAGCCAGCTCATATCGAAAAAGAAGGCTATTGCGGGGAAGGTGTTCAGTGTCTTTATGTCTGTCATCCTGGCGCTTGGCTCTTTTTATATTTTTAAGACAAATGGCATGGTTAAAAACATAAGCGGCGGAAATACAAAAGTGGATAAAATGGTTGTAGCTGTGCTTGCGGACGACCCGGCCAATGCCATCCAGGATGCTGCGGGATATACGTTTGGCGTGCAGTATGCGATGAAGGGGGATGACGTAAAGGAAACTGTCGATGCTATCGGCCAGGAATTGGGACAGGACATTTCCACTGCGGAGTACGAAAGCCTCCATGGCCAGGCGACAGCTTTCCACGATGGGGAGGTACAGGCCATTATTTACAATGATGCTTACACCTCCATTTTAGAAGAAGCTTTTGAAGGCTATAGTGATAATGTAAAAATCATTTATTCACATGAAATCACAAGCAAGCTGGACAATGAAGCGGCCCATGTAAATGTGGATGACGATACATTTACAGTGTATATAAGCGGTATAGATGTGTACGGGGCAATTGAGACCAACAGCCGCAGCGACGTCAATATTATGGCGGTTGTAAATCCGAATACCCACCAGGTACTCCTGGTGACAACGCCAAGGGATTTCTATGTGGAGATCCCGGGGATCAGCGGCGGCCAGAAAGATAAGCTGACACACGCGGGCATCTATGGAGTGGACGCCTCTATGGCTACACTGGAACAGTTGTATGACACAGAGATTGATTTTTATGCAAGGGTGAATTTTACATCTTTAGTACAGATGGTAGACGCCCTTGGCGGTGTGGATGTTATTTCCGAGCAGTCATTTACAACAAGCTCTGACACGGGGGCCGTAGTCAATGTGGCCCAGGGGGAGAATCATTTCAACGGGCAGGAGGCCCTTGCTTTCTCACGTGAGAGGATGAATGTGGACGGGGGCGACTTCCAGAGAGGGAAGAACCAGCAGGCTGTGATCACTGCTATGATTAAAAAGGCAATATCACCTGCTATCCTGACTGGAGCCAACGGCCTCTTAAGCAGTGTCAGCGGAAATGTGGATACGAATATGTCCCAGGATCAGATCCAGGAACTGATAAAGGGGCAGCTTTCCGGCGGAAGCGCATGGAACATTAAATCTATGGCTGCAGAGGGGACTGGAGACGAACAATATTGTTATTCTGCGGCGGGTTCCCTGCTTTATGTGACGCAGCCTGACCAAAATTCTATCACAGCAATCAAACAGGCTATTGACGCCGTTGAAAATGGAGAAATCCTGCCTGACTCAGAGGTGGCTCAGTAA
- the fliD gene encoding flagellar filament capping protein FliD: protein MAINGIGSGMGGYFDYYATLSQYRLQNALAQNPKFNSSITPVSSVSSNGSSFKSDSMDFLKSYNSSMSNLLTTANSLKNVNSKTTLNDFEVTSSDNAVASVSEHYQMREAKKMELNVEQLAAAQQNVSTGISGGAAASSDMSFSVRGSSGTADVQVSMYGEDGAVKTNKQMLEEAASQINSSKSGVSASVVTKDGISSLELTSSDTGTNSTFTVSGELGAAAGLDKVSAEAQNAVYTVTENGQERKYSSQSNDVRLDYGRIDATLKQEGTTEISSAVSDEKIISRVSDMVDSYNSSLKMLNDNADHGSGVMRQLRSFAMDVAGSTDMEQAGISTNKDGTLSLDKEKLAKSLKEDPDLTLDILSGNNGIAQTVFNRASSAMRSSASSLLSNDLAQVDQMQYTDPFSFMNMYSKNGAKNLNNYYALGMMMNYLV, encoded by the coding sequence ATGGCAATTAATGGTATTGGTTCCGGTATGGGCGGATATTTTGATTACTATGCAACTCTCAGCCAGTACCGTCTTCAGAATGCCCTTGCACAGAATCCCAAGTTTAACAGCAGCATCACGCCTGTAAGTTCGGTATCAAGCAATGGCTCCTCGTTTAAGAGTGACAGCATGGATTTTCTAAAGTCATACAATTCTTCCATGTCTAACTTGCTGACCACGGCTAACAGCCTGAAAAATGTAAACTCTAAAACAACACTCAATGATTTTGAGGTGACAAGTTCAGACAATGCAGTGGCAAGTGTCTCCGAGCATTACCAGATGCGCGAGGCTAAGAAGATGGAACTCAATGTAGAGCAGTTGGCAGCAGCCCAGCAGAATGTCAGCACAGGCATCAGCGGGGGAGCAGCGGCTTCTTCGGACATGAGTTTCAGTGTCAGGGGCAGCAGCGGCACTGCGGATGTGCAGGTGAGCATGTACGGTGAGGACGGCGCTGTCAAGACAAACAAACAAATGCTGGAGGAGGCGGCAAGCCAGATTAACAGCAGCAAATCAGGAGTATCGGCTTCAGTTGTGACTAAGGATGGCATTTCTTCCCTTGAGCTGACAAGCAGTGACACTGGTACAAACAGCACATTTACAGTATCCGGTGAACTAGGGGCGGCAGCAGGACTTGACAAAGTGAGCGCTGAGGCCCAGAATGCTGTATATACTGTCACAGAGAATGGGCAGGAGAGAAAGTATTCTTCCCAGAGCAATGATGTGCGTCTGGATTATGGAAGGATTGACGCTACTCTGAAGCAGGAAGGCACTACAGAAATATCTTCAGCTGTCAGTGACGAGAAGATTATTTCAAGAGTTTCTGACATGGTGGACAGCTACAACAGCTCCCTGAAGATGCTCAATGACAATGCTGACCATGGAAGCGGAGTCATGAGGCAGCTTCGGAGTTTTGCGATGGATGTGGCTGGCAGCACAGATATGGAGCAGGCCGGCATCTCCACAAACAAAGACGGTACCCTTTCTCTTGATAAAGAGAAGCTTGCCAAGTCCTTAAAGGAAGATCCAGATTTGACGCTGGATATCCTGTCGGGAAATAATGGTATCGCACAGACTGTGTTCAACAGAGCCAGCAGTGCAATGCGTTCCAGCGCCTCCAGCCTCTTGAGCAATGATCTCGCACAGGTAGACCAGATGCAGTATACAGACCCATTCAGTTTTATGAATATGTATTCAAAAAATGGGGCTAAGAATCTGAATAATTATTATGCCCTTGGCATGATGATGAATTATCTGGTCTAG
- a CDS encoding DUF4474 domain-containing protein yields MYIILSLFILLCMLFVLLNHHRKKCIIRKVCEMPCEEKCCLINELAEPFGFCYQNDQDIFTTRTDAWQREFGYSEFYNTAALSMNMVFDHEPVYFNYQGKTWLMEFWKGQYGINTGAEAGIYHADSIIPPALRRQTIFQAAGPEEMLPLTLHLGDREGALFCISQTHWWLAGFITGLCTPPEQLHLDVSITFPDSEMCDSFLRSLYDRGYKSCDICVCHNTVQFCLFIPRHLSILSGSFYKKYVLWKTRIFCRLYLWVTRPFCSTLDRLLYLYYFLPFIFRRTLCMRTFKKHRKRRR; encoded by the coding sequence ATGTATATTATATTATCTCTTTTTATTTTATTATGTATGCTGTTTGTTTTGTTAAATCATCACAGGAAAAAGTGCATTATACGCAAGGTCTGTGAGATGCCATGTGAAGAGAAGTGCTGTCTGATCAATGAGCTTGCCGAACCCTTTGGGTTTTGCTACCAGAACGACCAAGATATATTTACCACCAGGACGGATGCCTGGCAGAGGGAATTTGGGTATAGTGAATTTTATAATACTGCCGCCCTCTCTATGAACATGGTCTTTGACCATGAACCAGTTTACTTTAATTATCAGGGAAAGACCTGGCTAATGGAATTTTGGAAGGGCCAGTATGGAATCAATACAGGCGCAGAGGCCGGCATTTACCATGCAGACTCGATTATTCCCCCGGCTCTGCGCAGGCAGACCATATTCCAGGCCGCAGGGCCGGAGGAAATGCTGCCCTTAACACTCCACTTGGGCGACCGCGAAGGTGCCCTTTTCTGTATTTCACAGACCCATTGGTGGCTGGCAGGCTTTATAACAGGCCTATGCACGCCTCCCGAGCAGTTACACTTGGATGTATCCATTACGTTCCCAGATTCTGAAATGTGCGACTCTTTCCTCCGTTCCCTATATGACCGGGGTTACAAAAGCTGCGATATATGTGTATGCCATAATACGGTTCAGTTCTGCCTTTTTATTCCCCGCCATTTATCCATACTCTCCGGCAGCTTTTACAAAAAATATGTTCTCTGGAAAACAAGAATTTTCTGCAGGCTCTATCTCTGGGTCACAAGGCCATTTTGCAGTACTTTAGACCGCCTGCTCTATCTATACTATTTCCTTCCTTTTATTTTCAGGAGGACACTCTGTATGCGCACATTTAAAAAGCACAGGAAGAGACGCAGATGA
- a CDS encoding metallophosphoesterase — MSWYRRISNAFRDAPQIPLGPDSLIVLFSDCHRGTGNHNDNFLKNQNVYFAALNHYYEHGFTYIELGDGDELWENPSLSKIIDIHSNVFWLLTKFRDENKLYMLYGNHDLSKRRCGYCKKHCSIYHISGQEEKAPLFPDSCYLQGLILKNQETGKDIYLTHGHQADFLNSVLAPIAAFLVRYIWKPLEGLGISDPTSAAKNYTKKKKTEKRLTDWAAKEQKLLITGHTHRPMAGNASAPYFNTGSCVHPRCITCIEIENFILKLVKWTIRTRRDKTLYVAREELESFHLNSLNS, encoded by the coding sequence ATGAGCTGGTACAGACGGATTTCCAATGCATTTAGAGACGCGCCCCAGATTCCATTAGGTCCAGACTCCTTGATCGTACTTTTCAGTGACTGCCACAGAGGTACAGGGAACCACAACGATAATTTTCTAAAAAACCAAAACGTATATTTTGCAGCGCTAAACCACTATTATGAGCATGGCTTTACGTATATAGAGCTAGGCGATGGGGATGAACTCTGGGAGAACCCCTCCTTGTCGAAAATCATAGATATTCACAGCAATGTATTCTGGCTGCTCACAAAATTCCGGGATGAAAACAAGCTTTATATGCTTTACGGAAACCACGACCTAAGCAAAAGACGCTGTGGCTATTGCAAAAAGCACTGCAGCATATACCACATCAGCGGGCAGGAAGAGAAAGCGCCCCTTTTCCCTGACAGCTGCTATTTGCAGGGACTTATATTGAAAAATCAGGAAACGGGAAAGGATATCTATCTGACACATGGCCATCAGGCCGACTTTTTGAACAGCGTGCTGGCTCCCATAGCAGCGTTCCTTGTCAGATATATCTGGAAGCCTCTGGAAGGGTTGGGTATATCTGATCCTACCAGCGCCGCAAAGAATTATACAAAAAAGAAAAAAACAGAAAAACGGCTCACAGACTGGGCCGCAAAAGAACAAAAATTACTCATTACCGGGCATACACACCGCCCTATGGCGGGAAACGCATCCGCCCCTTATTTTAATACAGGAAGCTGTGTCCATCCCAGATGCATTACCTGTATTGAGATAGAAAATTTTATATTAAAACTGGTTAAATGGACCATAAGGACCCGCAGGGACAAAACCTTATATGTGGCCAGGGAGGAGCTGGAAAGTTTCCACTTAAACAGCTTAAATTCCTGA
- a CDS encoding sugar transferase, with product MIRQWETLPDYMQNIYVKPYYESLTMKKSGLRLKRAMDLFLALILAIVLSPVMAGVALWIKLDSRGPVFYRQERITRYGKPYRIFKFRTMVADADRRGPLVTEKQDSRITRAGKFLRKCRLDEIPQLLNVIAGDMSFVGTRPEVGKYVGQYEEEMYATLLLPAGITSRTSIIFKDEDVLMEKYLQETKKTVDEVYVEYILPVKMTYNLQYLRDFSFWGDIKVMLDTVFAVIR from the coding sequence ATGATACGACAATGGGAAACACTACCAGATTATATGCAGAATATATATGTAAAGCCTTATTATGAAAGCCTTACCATGAAAAAGTCCGGACTGCGTTTAAAACGAGCCATGGATTTGTTTCTTGCGCTTATTTTGGCGATTGTCCTGTCACCGGTCATGGCAGGTGTCGCATTGTGGATAAAATTGGACAGCAGAGGCCCTGTATTTTACAGACAGGAGCGAATTACGCGATATGGGAAACCATATCGTATTTTCAAGTTTCGGACAATGGTGGCAGATGCAGACAGGCGGGGGCCCCTTGTCACAGAGAAGCAGGACAGCCGTATAACAAGAGCTGGAAAGTTTCTCAGAAAATGCCGTTTAGACGAGATTCCCCAATTGCTTAATGTGATTGCGGGGGATATGTCTTTTGTGGGCACAAGGCCTGAGGTGGGGAAATATGTGGGCCAGTATGAAGAGGAGATGTATGCCACCTTATTGCTGCCGGCAGGGATTACTTCTCGGACAAGCATTATTTTTAAAGATGAGGACGTCCTGATGGAAAAATATTTACAAGAGACAAAAAAGACCGTGGATGAGGTGTATGTGGAGTATATCCTTCCCGTAAAAATGACATACAATCTGCAGTACTTAAGGGACTTTAGCTTTTGGGGCGATATAAAGGTCATGTTGGACACTGTATTTGCAGTAATCAGGTAG
- a CDS encoding manganese efflux pump MntP: protein MGIIELLLLAIGLSMDAFAVSVCKGLAMPKITLGKALTAGIWFGGFQALMPLAGYFLGIQFKDKITAVDHWIAFVLLGVIGINMIKEAVSGECDNGDGSLDFRTMFVLAVATSIDALAVGITFAFLHVDIVPAVSFIGITTFTLSALGVKVGNIFGTRYKAKAELVGGIILVLLGIKILIEHLTGV from the coding sequence ATGGGTATTATAGAATTATTGTTACTGGCAATTGGCTTGTCCATGGACGCTTTTGCCGTATCTGTCTGTAAGGGACTTGCAATGCCTAAAATAACCTTAGGAAAAGCCTTGACTGCGGGAATATGGTTTGGAGGCTTCCAGGCGCTGATGCCTCTGGCCGGTTATTTTTTGGGGATACAGTTTAAGGACAAGATTACTGCGGTGGATCACTGGATAGCTTTTGTCCTTCTTGGGGTAATTGGAATCAATATGATCAAGGAGGCCGTGTCGGGAGAATGTGATAATGGGGATGGTTCTCTGGACTTTCGGACAATGTTTGTGCTGGCTGTGGCCACCAGCATTGACGCTCTTGCCGTAGGAATTACATTTGCTTTTCTCCATGTGGATATTGTCCCTGCGGTTTCCTTTATTGGGATTACTACCTTTACTTTATCGGCTTTGGGTGTAAAAGTGGGGAATATATTTGGAACCAGGTATAAAGCAAAAGCTGAACTTGTGGGAGGTATTATTTTAGTTTTGCTGGGCATTAAAATATTAATTGAGCATCTCACTGGGGTTTGA
- a CDS encoding cytidylate kinase-like family protein: MKLVITMSRRFGTGASMIAKELAERLNIPVYDKACIEQKINDHQYDTEAEAIRGLAGSPCIILGRCASDILRDRLNVLNIFVCADKEDRIHRIMALESLTYEEAADKVESTDKERAAYYYTHTGKSWGDVNDYHMILDTSELGVENCADILMHYFEKLEYI, translated from the coding sequence ATGAAACTGGTAATTACAATGAGCCGCCGCTTTGGTACTGGTGCAAGTATGATAGCGAAAGAACTTGCAGAAAGACTCAATATCCCGGTCTATGATAAAGCCTGCATTGAGCAGAAAATCAATGACCACCAATATGATACTGAAGCAGAGGCGATCCGCGGACTTGCCGGCAGCCCCTGCATCATACTGGGACGGTGTGCCTCCGATATCCTCAGGGACAGGCTAAACGTACTCAATATTTTTGTCTGCGCAGACAAAGAGGACCGTATTCATAGGATCATGGCCCTGGAGTCCCTGACCTATGAGGAGGCAGCGGATAAAGTAGAATCCACTGACAAGGAGCGCGCAGCTTACTACTACACCCATACTGGTAAGTCCTGGGGTGATGTAAATGATTACCATATGATACTGGATACCTCAGAACTTGGGGTGGAAAACTGTGCAGATATTCTTATGCATTATTTCGAAAAATTAGAATATATTTAA
- a CDS encoding peptidyl-prolyl cis-trans isomerase, whose translation MGQFRKRMAAAAAGIIAAVALAGCSHSMDNDAVVAEVGGEKISLGIANFYARLQQAQFETYYAGLMGKTGEEMWAEEDGDGVTYEETTKKTILEELENIYMIKQHAADYGVELSEDDKAAIDKAANSFVEDNTLEDKEAVSGYEKVVKEFLELATIQNRMDKKMKEGVDEEVSDEEVAQKSMQYVLFSYTKTDEEGNSEEMTDEEKEALKGSAKEFADSLKNSEGHDLEAAAGEAGLEVQTATFDSESTSPTEDLVKAADALENEGDVTDIVEANTGIYVAKLTSKLDREATDAKKESIVEERRNEQYDSLVEQWREETDIKEHKKVWKKVSFQDQGVTIKQSEEEYTDTPKDESN comes from the coding sequence ATGGGACAGTTTAGGAAAAGAATGGCGGCAGCGGCGGCAGGCATAATCGCGGCAGTGGCTTTGGCAGGGTGCAGCCATTCTATGGATAATGACGCTGTAGTTGCAGAAGTAGGAGGGGAGAAGATTTCACTGGGGATTGCCAACTTCTATGCAAGGCTGCAGCAGGCACAATTTGAGACATACTATGCAGGACTGATGGGTAAGACTGGCGAAGAGATGTGGGCGGAAGAAGATGGCGATGGTGTTACCTATGAGGAGACAACAAAGAAAACCATACTGGAAGAGCTGGAAAATATTTATATGATTAAGCAGCATGCTGCAGACTATGGGGTGGAGCTGTCCGAGGACGACAAGGCGGCCATCGACAAGGCGGCCAATTCGTTTGTAGAGGATAACACGCTGGAGGATAAAGAGGCAGTATCCGGCTACGAGAAGGTTGTCAAGGAGTTCCTGGAGTTGGCCACTATCCAGAACCGCATGGATAAGAAGATGAAGGAAGGCGTGGATGAGGAAGTGTCTGATGAGGAGGTGGCTCAGAAGAGTATGCAGTATGTCCTTTTTTCTTATACAAAGACAGATGAAGAAGGAAATTCTGAGGAAATGACGGATGAGGAGAAAGAAGCCTTGAAAGGATCAGCTAAAGAATTTGCCGATAGCCTGAAGAACAGCGAGGGCCATGATCTAGAGGCTGCGGCAGGCGAAGCGGGTTTGGAAGTACAGACAGCCACATTTGATTCCGAGTCCACTTCCCCCACGGAGGATCTGGTCAAGGCGGCGGATGCCCTTGAGAATGAAGGGGATGTGACTGACATTGTGGAGGCAAATACAGGCATTTATGTGGCAAAGCTGACGAGTAAGCTGGACCGTGAAGCAACTGATGCAAAGAAAGAATCCATAGTGGAGGAGCGCAGGAATGAGCAGTATGATTCCTTAGTAGAGCAGTGGAGAGAAGAGACGGATATAAAGGAACACAAGAAAGTATGGAAAAAAGTCAGCTTCCAGGACCAGGGCGTTACAATCAAGCAGAGCGAAGAAGAGTACACGGACACTCCCAAAGATGAGTCAAATTAG
- a CDS encoding DegT/DnrJ/EryC1/StrS family aminotransferase — translation MNISFSPPDITEEEIAEVAEALRSGWITTGPRTKEFEKRIAGYCGTGKAVCLNSATACLEMTLRVMGIGPGDEVITTAYTYSASASCICHVGAVPVLVDTLPGSFEMDPQKVSEAVTEKTKAVICVDLAGIIYSHYDEIFQIAREKSSLFRPANERQEAFGRILVISDAAHALGAEAGKKRCGTIADFTCFSFHAVKNLTTAEGGAVTWSEAVAGAGIDEEVLYKEYMLLSLHGQSKDALAKTQAGAWEYDIVAPYYKCNMTDITAALGLVQLKRYPGILRRRKELIHMYEERLGQEGVQVLKHYGKDHTSSGHLYLVRLLDKNREECNNIITQMAERGIATNVHYKPLPLMTAYKNMGYDIKDYPHASAQFENEITLPLHTCLTDEEAMYVADTFRELL, via the coding sequence ATGAATATTTCATTTTCTCCCCCTGATATCACAGAAGAGGAAATTGCGGAAGTTGCGGAGGCGCTTAGGAGTGGATGGATCACGACAGGACCCCGCACAAAGGAGTTTGAAAAGAGGATTGCCGGATACTGCGGAACCGGGAAGGCAGTGTGCCTTAATTCTGCCACAGCCTGCCTGGAGATGACTCTGCGTGTTATGGGCATAGGCCCTGGGGATGAAGTGATTACCACGGCCTACACATACTCTGCTTCGGCAAGCTGTATCTGCCATGTGGGGGCGGTGCCTGTTCTGGTAGATACCCTTCCTGGTTCTTTTGAGATGGATCCCCAGAAAGTAAGTGAAGCTGTCACTGAGAAAACAAAGGCTGTCATTTGCGTGGATTTGGCGGGGATTATATACAGCCATTATGATGAAATTTTTCAGATTGCTCGGGAAAAGAGCAGTCTTTTCAGACCTGCAAATGAGCGCCAGGAGGCTTTCGGGAGGATTCTGGTCATCTCAGATGCAGCCCACGCCCTGGGCGCGGAGGCAGGGAAAAAGAGGTGCGGCACAATCGCAGACTTTACCTGTTTTTCCTTCCATGCGGTGAAGAATCTGACCACAGCCGAAGGCGGGGCGGTGACTTGGTCCGAAGCTGTGGCTGGGGCAGGAATAGACGAGGAAGTGCTATATAAAGAATATATGCTCTTATCTCTGCATGGACAGTCAAAGGACGCCCTGGCAAAGACGCAAGCCGGCGCCTGGGAATATGATATTGTGGCGCCATATTATAAGTGCAATATGACAGACATAACGGCGGCATTAGGCCTCGTCCAGCTTAAGAGATATCCAGGGATACTCAGGAGAAGAAAAGAGCTCATCCATATGTATGAGGAAAGGCTGGGGCAGGAGGGCGTCCAGGTGCTAAAACACTATGGAAAGGATCACACATCCAGCGGCCATCTATATCTTGTACGTCTGCTTGACAAAAACAGAGAGGAATGTAACAATATCATTACACAGATGGCAGAGAGGGGCATAGCAACTAATGTACACTATAAACCTCTGCCCCTCATGACAGCATATAAAAATATGGGGTATGACATAAAAGATTATCCCCATGCGTCTGCGCAGTTTGAAAATGAGATCACATTGCCGCTGCACACTTGCCTGACAGATGAAGAGGCGATGTATGTGGCAGATACATTCCGGGAACTACTATAG